One region of Peromyscus eremicus chromosome 4, PerEre_H2_v1, whole genome shotgun sequence genomic DNA includes:
- the LOC131908443 gene encoding olfactory receptor 4K3-like: MEDANQTLVSEFIFQGLCASRELQIFLLLPFATLYLMTVVGNLFVVILIITDHHLHSPMYFLLANLSFVDFCLSSVNTPKLITDLLKDNKAISFGGCMSQILGVHFFGGGEMVLLVTMAYDRYVAICRPLHYTSIMDGQKCIWLVLISWIIGFIHAISQLILILELPFCGPRVIDSFFCDIPLVMKLACTNTDTLGIVIKADSGVLATTCFILLLISYTYILLTVQLHSKDGSSKALSTCTSHIIVVVLFFGPIIFIYLWPVNITWVDKFLAVFYTVITPLLNPAIYTLRNKDIKNAIKKLINHM, encoded by the coding sequence ATGGAAGATGCAAACCAGACTCTTGTATCTGAGTTTATTTTTCAAGGACTCTGTGCCTCAAGAGAACTACAGATCTTCCTCCTGCTGCCATTTGCCACCCTCTACCTGATGACTGTGGTAGGTAACCTCTTTGTCGTGATATTAATCATCACTGATCATCATCTCCATTCTCCCATGTACTTTCTGTTAGCTAATCTCTCATTTGTTGACTTCTGCCTTTCCTCAGTAAATACACCCAAATTGATCACAGACCTCTTAAAAGATAATAAAGCCATTTCCTTTGGGGGGTGCATGAGCCAGATCCTCGGTGTGCATTTCTTTGGAGGGGGTGAGATGGTACTTCTTGTAACAATGGCCTATGACCGATATGTGGCCATCTGCAGGCCACTCCACTACACCAGCATCATGGATGGACAGAAATGCATCTGGCTTGTTTTGATATCATGGATCATTGGATTTATACATGCCATTAGTCAACTGATTCTGATTTTGGAACTACCTTTCTGTGGACCTAGGGTAATAGACAGCTTTTTCTGTGATATTCCTTTGGTGATGAAATTAGCCTGCACGAATACTGATACTCTTGGAATCGTGATAAAAGCTGACAGTGGTGTTTTAGCAACAACTTGCTTCATTCTCTTGCTGATATCTTACACTTACATTCTACTAACTGTTCAGCTTCACTCTAAAGATGGCTCATCAAAGGCACTCTCTACCTGTACATCCCATATCATAGTGGTTGTGCTGTTTTTTGGGCCCATCATTTTCATCTATCTGTGGCCAGTCAACATCACTTGGGTTGACAAGTTTCTTGCTGTGTTTTATACAGTCATCACACCTCTCCTGAATCCTGCCATCTATACACTGagaaataaagatattaaaaatgcCATAAAGAAGCTGATAAATCACATGTGA